One window from the genome of Roseomonas haemaphysalidis encodes:
- a CDS encoding TenA family protein, which produces MTGFRSPYGAPGGLTRKLHEACAARWDAYCWHPFVQGLADGTLPLPAFQRYLVQDWLFLIQFARAKALATFKAESLPALRSKASSLNALLSEMQMHLGYCAEWGLSEADVLAETEAAETVAYTRWVLDRGMAGDILDLEVALAPCTIGYGEIALRINAAPGRRRDGNPYETWIETYSSPGYQALASGAADRLDALGASHGGDARFASLSATFGEAARLEAAFWQMGLNAAS; this is translated from the coding sequence ATGACGGGCTTCCGCTCGCCCTACGGCGCGCCCGGGGGGCTGACCCGGAAGCTTCACGAGGCCTGCGCCGCGCGGTGGGATGCCTATTGCTGGCATCCCTTCGTCCAGGGGCTGGCGGACGGCACCCTGCCGCTGCCCGCCTTCCAGCGCTACCTGGTGCAGGACTGGCTGTTCCTGATCCAGTTCGCCCGCGCCAAGGCGCTGGCCACCTTCAAGGCGGAAAGCCTGCCGGCGCTGCGCAGCAAGGCATCCTCGCTGAATGCGCTGCTGTCCGAGATGCAGATGCATCTGGGCTACTGCGCCGAATGGGGACTGTCGGAAGCGGACGTCCTCGCGGAAACCGAAGCGGCCGAGACGGTGGCCTATACCCGCTGGGTGCTGGACCGGGGCATGGCGGGCGATATCCTGGACCTCGAGGTCGCCTTGGCACCCTGCACCATCGGCTATGGTGAGATCGCGCTGCGCATCAATGCCGCGCCCGGCCGGCGGCGTGACGGCAATCCCTACGAGACCTGGATCGAGACCTATTCGTCGCCGGGCTATCAGGCGCTCGCCAGCGGTGCCGCGGACCGGCTGGACGCGCTGGGCGCCAGCCATGGTGGTGACGCGCGCTTCGCCAGCCTGTCCGCCACCTTTGGCGAGGCCGCCCGGCTGGAAGCCGCCTTCTGGCAGATGGGGTTGAACGCCGCGTCATGA
- a CDS encoding DUF1150 family protein — MINKDQPTREFDAADALRQLAPADWARFGAEQMAYIRPVVVDGAHIVAIHSADGTQIGAAPDTSLAAAAILQHEMVPLLVH; from the coding sequence ATGATCAACAAGGACCAGCCCACCCGCGAGTTCGACGCCGCCGACGCCCTGCGCCAGCTGGCACCCGCCGATTGGGCCCGCTTCGGTGCCGAACAGATGGCTTATATCCGCCCGGTGGTGGTGGATGGCGCGCATATCGTGGCGATCCATTCGGCCGACGGCACGCAGATCGGTGCCGCGCCCGATACCTCGCTCGCCGCGGCGGCCATTCTGCAGCATGAGATGGTGCCGCTGCTCGTTCACTGA
- the def gene encoding peptide deformylase — protein sequence MPDESLLPILLVPDKRLRSKTRAVGDADLDTVRELAPRMLATMYKAPGIGLAAPQVGVMLRMAVVDIQKDDKRDPLVLINPEIVAESSEQATREEGCLSLPNQYADVTRPARIKLRWLALDGSRQEMEADDLLATCIQHELDHLDGVLFVDHISALKRNMLLRKLAKELKAQERE from the coding sequence ATGCCCGACGAATCCCTGCTGCCCATCCTGCTGGTCCCCGACAAGCGCCTGCGTTCCAAGACGCGCGCCGTGGGCGACGCCGACCTCGACACCGTGCGCGAGCTCGCGCCCCGCATGCTGGCGACCATGTACAAGGCGCCCGGCATCGGGCTGGCCGCGCCGCAGGTCGGCGTGATGCTGCGCATGGCGGTGGTCGACATCCAGAAGGATGACAAGCGCGACCCCCTGGTGCTGATCAACCCCGAGATCGTCGCCGAAAGCAGCGAGCAGGCGACCCGGGAAGAGGGCTGCCTGTCCTTGCCCAACCAGTACGCCGACGTGACGCGCCCCGCGCGCATCAAGCTGCGCTGGCTGGCGCTGGATGGCAGCAGGCAGGAGATGGAGGCCGACGACCTGCTGGCCACCTGCATCCAGCACGAGCTGGACCACCTGGACGGCGTGCTGTTCGTCGACCACATCTCCGCGTTGAAGCGCAACATGCTGCTGCGCAAGCTGGCCAAGGAGCTGAAGGCGCAGGAGCGGGAATGA
- a CDS encoding cysteine desulfurase family protein: protein MRTLYLDANASEPLRPEARAAVVAALDVVGNPSSVHGEGRAARRILEHARAQVAGRFGCRPRDVVFTAGATEANALAIHGLSAGRRILAGATEHPAVLRAAPGVLTVPVLQDGRIDLAALEALLADGPPALVCVMAANNETGVLHPLEDVMLLCQRHGALLHIDAVQVAGRMPLSLAASGADSMALSAHKMGGPKGAGALLLRPGLDLVTLLPGGGQERGRRGGTEALPAIAGFGAAAEAADPAAAARLLRLRDGIEAGAGVPVPGQMAPRLPNTACLLLPGMPAETQVIALDIAGLRVSAGSACSSGKVAASHVLLAMGLSPAEAGSAIRVSLPWNAPDDAVEQFLAGYAAMRQRMARRAA from the coding sequence GTGAGGACGCTGTACCTGGACGCCAACGCGTCCGAACCCCTGCGGCCCGAGGCACGGGCCGCCGTCGTCGCGGCGCTCGACGTCGTCGGCAATCCCTCCTCGGTGCATGGCGAGGGCCGGGCGGCGCGCCGCATTCTGGAGCACGCCCGGGCGCAGGTCGCCGGCCGCTTCGGGTGCCGGCCCCGCGACGTGGTGTTCACCGCCGGGGCGACGGAGGCGAATGCCCTGGCCATCCACGGCCTTTCGGCGGGACGGCGCATTCTGGCCGGGGCCACCGAGCACCCCGCCGTGCTGCGCGCCGCCCCCGGCGTGCTCACCGTGCCGGTGCTGCAGGACGGCCGGATCGATCTGGCGGCGCTGGAGGCCCTTCTCGCCGATGGGCCGCCGGCGCTGGTCTGCGTCATGGCGGCCAACAACGAGACCGGCGTCCTGCACCCGCTGGAAGACGTGATGCTGCTGTGCCAGCGCCATGGCGCCCTGCTGCACATCGATGCGGTGCAGGTGGCGGGCCGGATGCCCTTGTCGCTGGCGGCCAGCGGCGCGGATTCCATGGCGCTGTCCGCGCACAAGATGGGGGGACCCAAGGGCGCCGGGGCGCTGCTGCTGCGCCCCGGCCTCGACCTCGTCACGCTGCTGCCGGGTGGCGGGCAGGAGCGCGGCCGCCGCGGCGGCACCGAGGCGCTGCCTGCCATCGCCGGCTTCGGGGCCGCGGCCGAGGCCGCTGATCCGGCCGCCGCCGCCCGTCTGCTCCGGCTGCGCGACGGGATCGAGGCCGGCGCGGGCGTGCCCGTGCCGGGGCAGATGGCGCCCCGTCTGCCCAACACCGCGTGCCTGCTGCTGCCGGGCATGCCGGCGGAAACCCAGGTCATCGCGCTGGATATCGCGGGCCTGCGGGTTTCGGCCGGGTCCGCCTGCTCGTCTGGCAAGGTGGCGGCCAGCCATGTGCTGCTGGCCATGGGCCTGTCGCCGGCGGAAGCGGGCTCGGCCATCCGGGTTTCGCTGCCCTGGAACGCCCCGGACGATGCGGTGGAGCAGTTCCTGGCCGGCTATGCCGCCATGCGCCAGCGGATGGCCCGACGCGCTGCCTGA
- a CDS encoding alpha/beta hydrolase, producing the protein MPEVMFAGPDGRLEGRYHHSKQPNAPVALVLHPHPLHGGTMNNRVVHALYGRFQDMGFSVLRFNFRGVGRSQGRYDGGIGEISDAASALDFIQAVNPNASMLWVAGYSFGAYVGMQLLMRRPEMGGFVSISAPASHYDFGFLAPCPCSGLILHGQEDELVPEPSVRKLVDKLNTQRGIKIDYRVMESAGHVFTPPQTEKVADATEEHVKLMLNRTRMAMAAD; encoded by the coding sequence ATGCCTGAAGTGATGTTCGCCGGGCCGGATGGCCGGTTAGAGGGTCGTTACCACCATTCCAAGCAGCCCAACGCGCCCGTGGCCCTGGTGCTTCATCCGCACCCGCTGCACGGCGGCACCATGAACAACCGGGTCGTGCATGCCTTGTACGGCCGATTCCAGGACATGGGCTTTTCCGTGCTGCGCTTCAACTTCCGTGGCGTCGGGCGCAGTCAGGGCCGTTACGACGGTGGTATCGGTGAAATCTCGGACGCGGCTTCTGCGCTCGACTTCATCCAGGCGGTCAACCCCAATGCCTCAATGCTGTGGGTGGCCGGCTACTCCTTTGGTGCCTATGTGGGCATGCAGCTGCTGATGCGGCGGCCCGAGATGGGCGGCTTCGTGTCCATCTCCGCGCCCGCCAGCCACTATGACTTCGGCTTTCTCGCGCCCTGCCCCTGCTCTGGCCTGATCCTGCACGGGCAGGAGGACGAGCTCGTCCCCGAACCGTCGGTGCGCAAGCTGGTGGACAAGCTGAACACGCAGCGCGGAATCAAGATCGACTACCGCGTGATGGAAAGCGCCGGGCACGTCTTCACGCCGCCGCAAACGGAGAAGGTGGCCGATGCGACGGAAGAGCATGTGAAGCTGATGCTCAACCGCACCCGCATGGCGATGGCTGCCGACTGA
- the truA gene encoding tRNA pseudouridine(38-40) synthase TruA produces the protein MPRYALLVAYDGAPFVGWQRQVNGLSVQQVLEEAAAPLNGGVTPQTVASGRTDAGVHAEGQVVQVDLSLDLPPERLREALNTRSRPHPVSVLSVARAPEDWSARFSARGRAYRYRILNRRPRPALEIGRVWHVPQPLDAAAMHEAAQRLLGRHDFSAFRAASCQAKDALRTLDTLDVVRDGELVVVWTAARSFLHHQVRNLVGTLAEVGLGRRPVSWPRAVLDGRDRTKAGQTAPPDGLTFLRAEYPDPLDWC, from the coding sequence ATGCCGCGCTACGCGCTGCTGGTGGCCTATGACGGCGCCCCCTTTGTCGGCTGGCAACGACAGGTCAACGGCCTGTCCGTGCAGCAGGTGCTGGAAGAGGCGGCCGCTCCCCTGAACGGCGGCGTCACCCCGCAAACGGTGGCGTCCGGCCGCACGGATGCGGGCGTGCATGCCGAAGGCCAGGTGGTGCAGGTGGATCTGTCGCTGGACCTCCCCCCGGAACGGCTGCGCGAGGCGCTGAACACCCGCAGCCGGCCGCACCCGGTGTCCGTGCTGAGCGTCGCCCGTGCACCGGAGGACTGGTCGGCACGGTTTTCCGCCCGTGGGCGAGCCTATCGCTATCGTATCCTCAATCGCCGGCCCCGCCCGGCGCTGGAGATCGGCCGCGTGTGGCATGTGCCGCAACCGCTGGACGCGGCGGCGATGCACGAGGCGGCGCAGCGCCTCCTGGGTCGTCACGACTTCTCGGCCTTTCGCGCCGCGTCCTGCCAAGCCAAGGATGCCCTGCGCACGCTGGACACGCTGGATGTCGTGCGGGACGGGGAGCTGGTGGTGGTCTGGACCGCCGCGCGCAGCTTTCTGCATCATCAGGTCCGCAACCTGGTCGGCACGCTGGCCGAGGTAGGCCTGGGGCGCCGGCCGGTGTCCTGGCCCCGCGCCGTGCTGGATGGCCGCGACCGCACCAAGGCGGGACAAACCGCGCCGCCGGACGGCCTCACCTTTCTTCGCGCCGAGTACCCGGACCCGCTGGACTGGTGCTGA
- a CDS encoding Hsp20 family protein → MSRSSLFGSPLFLGFDHLEQMLDRVAKNSDGYPPYNIEQTGENRLRITLAVAGFSMDDLQLTQEDNQLVVRGKQKEDGEGRIFLHRGIAARQFQRAFVLAEGIDVEGAWLDNGLLHIDLKRPQPEVRVKAIRIGMRGQQGGRPLVHSTAADDVSGT, encoded by the coding sequence ATGTCTCGCTCTTCGCTGTTCGGCTCGCCCTTGTTTCTCGGCTTCGACCATCTGGAACAGATGCTCGACCGCGTTGCGAAGAATTCCGATGGCTATCCGCCCTACAACATCGAGCAGACCGGCGAGAACCGCCTGCGGATCACGCTGGCTGTGGCAGGCTTCAGCATGGACGACCTGCAGCTCACGCAGGAAGACAACCAGCTCGTGGTCCGTGGCAAGCAGAAGGAGGACGGCGAGGGCCGCATCTTTCTGCACCGTGGCATCGCCGCCCGGCAGTTTCAGAGAGCCTTCGTGCTGGCGGAAGGCATCGACGTCGAGGGCGCGTGGCTGGACAACGGCCTGCTGCACATCGACCTCAAGCGCCCCCAGCCGGAAGTCCGGGTCAAGGCCATCCGCATCGGCATGCGGGGCCAGCAGGGCGGGCGGCCCCTCGTGCACAGCACGGCGGCCGATGACGTTTCCGGCACCTGA
- a CDS encoding anhydro-N-acetylmuramic acid kinase, with protein MRTIGLMSGTSLDGVDAAWVETDGTRIARFGPSLTLPYDPALRRDLRKLLDLAGNIPGDDPFLLDCEQRLTERHAEAVEELGLEADLIGFHGQTILHRPRAGQPGAGRTWQIGDAAALARRARIPVAHDFRSADVAAGGQGAPLVPVFHAALAATLPKPLAILNLGGVGNVTWLGEDGALVAFDTGPANGPLDDWARRSTGEDYDRDGRLALAGLPDGAVLGQLLAHPYLAAPPPKSLDRLDFDRALRDAGAGELPPADGAATLATFCACAVAAAARHFPAPPLQWLVAGGGRRNPALMRALAGALPEPVHPVEVVGWDGDALEAQAFGVLAARVWRGLPLTFPGTTGAPGPTVGGQLTGVSGPLVPA; from the coding sequence CTGCGAACCATCGGCCTGATGAGTGGCACCTCGCTGGATGGCGTGGATGCCGCATGGGTGGAAACGGACGGAACGCGGATCGCGCGTTTCGGTCCGAGTCTCACCCTGCCTTATGACCCCGCGCTGCGGCGCGACCTGCGGAAGCTGCTGGACCTGGCCGGCAACATTCCGGGAGATGATCCCTTTCTGCTCGACTGCGAGCAGCGACTGACCGAACGCCATGCCGAGGCCGTGGAGGAACTGGGCCTGGAAGCCGACCTGATCGGCTTCCATGGCCAGACCATCCTGCACCGGCCCCGCGCCGGGCAGCCCGGCGCCGGCCGCACGTGGCAGATCGGCGATGCCGCGGCCCTGGCCCGGCGCGCCCGCATCCCTGTGGCCCATGATTTCCGCAGCGCGGATGTCGCCGCCGGTGGCCAGGGCGCGCCTCTGGTGCCGGTGTTCCACGCGGCCCTCGCCGCCACTCTGCCGAAGCCGCTGGCGATCCTGAACCTTGGTGGTGTTGGCAATGTCACTTGGCTGGGCGAGGACGGCGCGCTGGTGGCCTTCGACACCGGGCCGGCCAACGGACCACTGGATGACTGGGCCCGCCGCTCGACCGGCGAGGATTATGACCGGGACGGCCGTCTGGCCCTCGCCGGCCTTCCGGACGGCGCGGTGCTGGGCCAGTTGCTGGCGCATCCGTACTTGGCAGCGCCCCCGCCGAAATCGCTGGACCGCCTGGATTTCGACCGGGCCCTGCGCGACGCGGGGGCGGGCGAGCTGCCACCGGCCGACGGTGCCGCGACGCTCGCAACCTTCTGTGCTTGCGCTGTGGCTGCCGCCGCCCGGCATTTTCCTGCACCACCCTTGCAATGGCTGGTCGCGGGCGGCGGGCGCCGCAATCCGGCGCTGATGCGCGCGCTGGCCGGGGCCCTGCCGGAGCCGGTCCACCCGGTCGAGGTCGTGGGGTGGGATGGCGACGCGCTGGAAGCGCAGGCTTTTGGGGTCCTGGCGGCACGGGTGTGGCGGGGCTTGCCGCTGACGTTCCCGGGCACCACCGGCGCCCCGGGGCCCACGGTGGGCGGCCAGTTGACCGGCGTCAGCGGGCCGCTGGTCCCCGCCTGA
- a CDS encoding cysteine desulfurase family protein, whose product MRCMRSRPVYLDNHATTPVDPRVLAAMRPWWEENFANPHSIEHVLGRDAEAAVEQARAEVAALIGAEARELVFTSGATEANNLAIKGAARFAAAQGDPRRRIVTLETEHSCVLASVRDLAQEGFEPLVLPVGPDGRAVPEALREALRVPTLLVSIMAVNNEIGVVQDLHALARIVKDAGALFHVDAAQGAGRIPLSMASLAADLLSLSGHKIYGPKGVGALYVRRRPRVRLAPLFSGGGQERGLRSGTLPAPLLVGFGVAARIARQELVQDAARMEALRDRFWAALRAEVPGIVLNGSMDHRAAGNLNIAFPGGVTAQAVMAGCADDVCVSTGSACSSADIEPSGVLRAIGVPAALARSSLRIGIGRFTSPADVDLAAAALGRAWRQALSETRDAAE is encoded by the coding sequence ATGCGGTGCATGCGCAGCCGCCCGGTCTACCTCGACAATCATGCCACCACGCCGGTCGACCCACGGGTGCTGGCGGCCATGCGGCCCTGGTGGGAAGAGAACTTCGCCAATCCGCACAGCATCGAGCACGTGCTCGGCCGCGATGCCGAGGCGGCTGTGGAGCAGGCGCGCGCGGAGGTGGCGGCGCTGATCGGTGCCGAGGCGCGGGAACTCGTCTTCACCTCCGGTGCGACGGAAGCCAACAACCTGGCCATCAAGGGCGCCGCGCGCTTTGCCGCCGCCCAGGGCGACCCGCGCCGCCGCATCGTGACGCTGGAAACCGAGCATAGCTGCGTGCTGGCCAGCGTGCGGGACCTGGCGCAGGAGGGCTTCGAGCCGTTGGTGCTGCCGGTCGGCCCCGACGGGCGCGCTGTGCCGGAAGCCCTTCGGGAAGCCCTGCGGGTGCCGACCCTGCTGGTATCCATCATGGCCGTGAACAACGAGATCGGTGTGGTGCAGGACCTGCACGCCCTGGCGAGGATCGTGAAAGACGCGGGGGCATTGTTCCATGTGGACGCGGCCCAGGGCGCCGGCCGCATCCCGCTCAGCATGGCCAGCCTCGCCGCCGACCTTCTGTCGCTGTCCGGGCACAAGATCTACGGGCCCAAGGGGGTTGGGGCACTGTATGTGAGGCGCAGGCCCCGGGTGCGGCTCGCCCCGCTGTTTTCCGGTGGGGGGCAGGAGCGAGGCCTCCGGTCCGGTACGCTGCCCGCGCCCTTGCTGGTGGGCTTTGGTGTGGCCGCACGGATCGCCCGTCAGGAACTGGTGCAGGACGCTGCCCGCATGGAAGCGCTGCGCGACCGTTTCTGGGCGGCGTTGCGGGCGGAGGTGCCCGGCATTGTGCTGAATGGCAGCATGGACCACCGGGCCGCGGGCAATCTCAACATCGCCTTTCCCGGCGGGGTGACGGCCCAGGCGGTGATGGCGGGCTGCGCCGATGATGTCTGCGTTTCCACCGGCTCGGCCTGTTCATCTGCTGATATCGAGCCCTCCGGGGTGCTGCGCGCCATTGGCGTGCCGGCGGCGCTGGCACGGTCTAGCTTGCGGATCGGCATCGGACGCTTTACCTCGCCGGCCGACGTGGACCTTGCCGCCGCGGCCCTGGGCCGTGCCTGGCGTCAGGCCCTTTCCGAAACACGAGACGCGGCGGAGTAG
- the fmt gene encoding methionyl-tRNA formyltransferase produces the protein MRLAFMGSPEFSVPALRALHAAGHEIVMVYCQPPRPAGRGQKETPCPVHRAALELGLPVRTPARVRKDATEHAAFAALDLDAAIVAAYGLILPPAMLEAPRRGCINIHASLLPRWRGAGPIQAAILAGDSESGITIMRMDAGLDTGPMLLRAAVPLTDRTTTPELHDALAALGGPLALRALEEQPAPVPQPEDGVTYAPKLGKEDGRLDWTQPADALARRVRALNPWPGTFFRHGEDTLRLLAAGSEPATAAAAPGTVLDSVPRIACGESVLRLERLQRAGRGALPAGEFLRGYMLPPGAVLG, from the coding sequence CTGCGCCTGGCCTTCATGGGCAGCCCGGAGTTCTCCGTACCCGCGCTGCGGGCGCTGCACGCGGCGGGCCATGAGATCGTCATGGTGTATTGCCAGCCGCCCAGGCCGGCCGGGCGGGGACAGAAGGAAACCCCCTGCCCCGTGCACCGCGCGGCGCTGGAACTGGGCCTGCCGGTCCGCACCCCGGCCCGCGTCCGCAAGGACGCCACGGAGCACGCCGCCTTCGCCGCGCTGGACCTGGATGCCGCGATCGTCGCCGCCTACGGGCTGATCCTGCCTCCGGCGATGCTGGAGGCACCCCGGCGCGGCTGCATCAACATCCATGCCTCGCTGCTGCCGCGCTGGCGCGGTGCCGGCCCGATCCAGGCGGCGATCCTGGCGGGGGACAGCGAAAGCGGCATCACCATCATGCGCATGGATGCGGGCCTGGATACCGGCCCCATGCTGCTGCGCGCCGCCGTACCGCTGACGGATCGGACCACCACGCCCGAGCTGCACGATGCCCTGGCAGCCCTGGGCGGCCCGCTGGCGCTGCGCGCGCTGGAGGAACAGCCGGCGCCGGTGCCGCAGCCGGAGGACGGCGTGACCTATGCCCCCAAGCTCGGCAAGGAAGACGGGCGGCTGGACTGGACGCAGCCTGCCGATGCCCTGGCGCGCCGGGTGCGGGCGCTGAACCCCTGGCCCGGCACCTTTTTCCGGCATGGCGAGGACACGCTGCGCCTTCTGGCCGCCGGCAGCGAGCCCGCCACCGCCGCCGCCGCGCCGGGAACGGTGCTGGACAGCGTGCCGCGCATCGCCTGCGGCGAAAGCGTGCTGAGGTTGGAACGGCTGCAGCGGGCCGGGCGCGGCGCCCTGCCGGCCGGGGAATTCTTGCGCGGCTACATGCTGCCCCCTGGCGCCGTGCTGGGCTGA
- a CDS encoding Rrf2 family transcriptional regulator, whose product MRLSTRGRYAVMALVELAARTGSGDERDTSHALSEGLPDCAPVSLVEIAAAQELSVAYLEQIFGRLRRAGLIASARGAGGGYRLARRPCDIPIGEIIDAVDEPICATRCASAAAGCMGGGRCRTHDLWDELGEQIRLFLLHTSLADVLAGEVRGRARPPAQPQEALR is encoded by the coding sequence ATGCGGTTGTCTACACGCGGGCGATACGCCGTCATGGCGCTGGTCGAACTGGCGGCCCGCACCGGTTCAGGCGATGAACGCGATACCAGCCATGCGTTGAGCGAGGGGCTGCCCGATTGCGCGCCGGTCAGCCTGGTTGAGATCGCGGCGGCGCAGGAGTTGTCCGTGGCCTATCTGGAACAGATCTTTGGCCGGCTACGCCGGGCCGGGCTGATCGCCTCGGCACGGGGCGCGGGCGGCGGGTACCGGCTGGCGCGGCGCCCCTGCGACATCCCGATCGGCGAGATCATCGATGCGGTGGACGAGCCGATCTGCGCCACCCGCTGCGCCAGCGCCGCCGCCGGGTGCATGGGCGGCGGGCGTTGCCGCACCCACGACCTTTGGGACGAGTTGGGCGAGCAGATCCGGCTGTTCCTGCTGCACACGTCGTTGGCCGACGTGCTGGCTGGCGAGGTGCGCGGGCGTGCACGTCCACCGGCCCAGCCGCAGGAGGCCCTGCGGTGA
- a CDS encoding NUDIX hydrolase, whose product MDEQSFQRIQPDGDEHERLTCTRCGFIAYENPKIIAGAVVEAEGGVLLCRRAIEPRSGFWTLPAGYMELGETVEEAARREAWEEARVRIALDGVLALYSIARIGQVQVLFRARLAEPGWGAGPESLEVRPFAWTDIPWDELAFPSVRWALRHWHATRGQPLSAPATNPPEDARGTTPLEGSAI is encoded by the coding sequence ATGGACGAGCAAAGCTTCCAGCGCATCCAGCCCGATGGCGACGAGCATGAACGGCTGACCTGCACCCGATGCGGTTTCATCGCCTATGAAAACCCGAAGATCATCGCCGGCGCCGTGGTCGAGGCCGAGGGCGGCGTGCTGCTGTGCCGCAGGGCCATCGAGCCGCGCTCGGGCTTCTGGACCCTGCCTGCCGGCTACATGGAACTCGGCGAAACGGTGGAGGAAGCGGCCCGACGCGAAGCCTGGGAGGAAGCCCGCGTGCGGATCGCGCTGGATGGCGTGCTGGCCTTGTATTCCATCGCCCGGATCGGCCAGGTGCAGGTGCTGTTCCGTGCCCGCCTGGCCGAGCCCGGCTGGGGTGCCGGACCGGAAAGCCTGGAGGTGCGCCCCTTCGCCTGGACGGACATTCCCTGGGACGAACTGGCCTTTCCCTCCGTGCGCTGGGCGCTGCGCCATTGGCATGCGACGCGCGGCCAGCCATTGAGCGCGCCTGCCACCAATCCGCCGGAGGATGCGCGCGGAACGACGCCGCTGGAAGGCAGTGCGATCTGA
- a CDS encoding ferredoxin family 2Fe-2S iron-sulfur cluster binding protein, whose translation MPKMTFIERDGTRREVEAPLGLSVLEIAHRHGVDIEGACEGSLACSTCHVIVDSSWFPKLTGPTEDEEDMLDLAFDLQETSRLGCQLIMTDALDGLVVKLPAGSRHA comes from the coding sequence ATGCCGAAGATGACCTTCATCGAACGTGATGGCACCCGGCGCGAGGTCGAGGCCCCGCTTGGCCTGTCCGTGCTGGAAATCGCGCACCGCCACGGCGTGGACATCGAGGGAGCCTGCGAGGGCAGCCTCGCCTGCTCCACCTGCCACGTGATCGTGGACTCCTCCTGGTTTCCCAAGCTGACCGGGCCGACCGAGGACGAGGAGGACATGCTCGACCTCGCCTTCGACCTGCAGGAAACCTCGCGCCTCGGTTGCCAGCTGATCATGACCGATGCGCTGGACGGGCTGGTCGTGAAGCTGCCGGCCGGCAGCCGGCACGCCTGA
- the mnmA gene encoding tRNA 2-thiouridine(34) synthase MnmA, with the protein MRILVAMSGGVDSSVVAGLLKEAGHEVIGATLQLYDHGEAVQKKGACCAGQDIHDARNVADRLDIPHYVLDRESRFRKAVIEDFADAYARGETPVPCIRCNQTVKFTDLVDLAKDLGAEALATGHYVRRVDGPDGPELRQAVDPARDQSYFLFATTPEQLAFSQFPLGGFASKAEVRAEAARLGLDVAAKADSQDICFVPRGNYHEVVAGIRPEAAEPGSIEHVDGRVLGTHQGIARFTVGQGRGLGQASRDGDEPLYVAALDAPRRRIVVGPRAALAVAEVMVGEVNWLIAPPGAPLDCQVKLRARETPQPATVTWDAPSATLRVALREPAIAAPGQGCVLYAGDRVLGGGFIRSAARAVDSSGKAA; encoded by the coding sequence ATGAGAATCCTGGTCGCCATGTCGGGCGGCGTAGACTCCTCCGTCGTCGCCGGATTGCTCAAGGAAGCGGGGCACGAGGTCATCGGCGCCACGCTGCAGCTCTACGACCACGGCGAGGCGGTGCAGAAGAAGGGCGCCTGCTGCGCCGGCCAGGACATCCACGACGCCCGCAACGTCGCCGACCGGCTGGACATCCCCCACTACGTCCTGGATCGCGAAAGCCGCTTCCGCAAGGCGGTGATCGAGGACTTCGCGGACGCCTATGCCCGTGGCGAAACGCCGGTTCCCTGCATCCGCTGCAACCAGACCGTGAAGTTCACCGATCTGGTGGACCTGGCCAAAGACCTGGGCGCCGAGGCCCTGGCGACTGGCCATTACGTCCGGCGCGTCGATGGCCCCGATGGCCCCGAGCTGCGGCAGGCAGTGGACCCGGCGCGGGACCAGTCCTACTTCCTGTTCGCCACCACGCCGGAGCAGCTGGCCTTCAGCCAGTTTCCGCTGGGTGGCTTTGCGTCCAAGGCAGAGGTGCGGGCGGAAGCCGCGCGGCTTGGCCTCGACGTCGCCGCGAAGGCGGACAGCCAGGACATCTGCTTCGTGCCGCGCGGCAACTACCACGAGGTCGTCGCCGGCATCCGTCCGGAGGCGGCTGAGCCGGGCAGCATCGAGCACGTGGATGGCCGCGTGCTGGGCACGCACCAGGGCATCGCACGCTTCACCGTGGGGCAGGGGCGCGGGCTGGGGCAGGCGTCGCGCGATGGCGATGAGCCTCTCTACGTCGCCGCCCTGGATGCGCCGCGCCGCCGCATCGTGGTCGGACCCCGCGCGGCGCTGGCGGTGGCGGAGGTGATGGTGGGCGAGGTGAACTGGCTGATCGCTCCACCCGGCGCGCCATTGGACTGCCAGGTGAAGCTGCGGGCGCGGGAAACGCCCCAGCCGGCGACGGTGACCTGGGACGCACCTTCCGCCACCCTGCGCGTGGCGTTGCGGGAGCCGGCGATCGCCGCACCGGGCCAGGGCTGCGTGTTGTATGCGGGTGACCGGGTGCTGGGTGGCGGCTTTATCCGCAGCGCGGCCAGGGCGGTTGACAGCAGCGGCAAGGCGGCCTAA